In the genome of Candidatus Campbellbacteria bacterium, one region contains:
- a CDS encoding UDP-N-acetylglucosamine--N-acetylmuramyl-(pentapeptide) pyrophosphoryl-undecaprenol N-acetylglucosamine transferase: MRIILTGGGSGGHFYPMIAVAQQIHEIAKLDHLVEPELLYMAAEPYDMDALLENNIEFKHITAGKQRRYFSFKNAIDVFKIGWGMVKAVIKVFLSFPDVVFSKGGYPSVPVVFATKLFRIPLVIHESDTEPGRANAWAATYAQRIAISYPESVDYFEKITARRKRKPRIALTGNPVRHELQTVAVSGAHEFLKLEQGTPTILVLGGSQGAQAINETIIEALPRLIEKYQILHQTGSALYDITIGSADTILEGNPLKERYHAFPFLNVVAMRMSAGAADLIISRSGSGSIFEIAAWGKPSILIPIPTGVSHDQEKNAFAYARTGAGLVVEQANLTPNLLVSEIDRLMSAPDEMASMARKASEFARPDAAEKIAREVLDVALEHEK, encoded by the coding sequence ATGCGCATTATTCTTACAGGCGGGGGTTCCGGAGGGCACTTTTATCCAATGATTGCTGTTGCTCAGCAAATTCATGAGATTGCAAAGCTCGACCATTTGGTTGAACCTGAGCTTTTGTACATGGCTGCTGAACCGTACGACATGGACGCACTTCTTGAAAATAATATAGAGTTCAAACACATAACCGCCGGAAAACAAAGACGTTATTTCTCATTTAAAAATGCCATTGACGTGTTCAAGATAGGGTGGGGGATGGTAAAGGCAGTTATAAAAGTGTTTCTCTCATTTCCCGATGTTGTGTTCAGTAAGGGCGGATATCCAAGTGTTCCTGTTGTGTTTGCAACAAAACTATTTCGTATTCCGCTCGTCATTCACGAATCTGATACCGAACCAGGACGTGCAAACGCATGGGCCGCAACATATGCACAGCGTATTGCAATTTCATATCCAGAGTCAGTGGACTATTTTGAAAAAATCACCGCACGACGAAAAAGAAAACCGAGAATTGCGCTCACAGGAAACCCTGTCCGTCACGAACTACAGACCGTTGCAGTATCTGGTGCACATGAATTTTTAAAACTAGAACAAGGCACGCCAACTATTTTAGTTCTTGGCGGTTCTCAAGGTGCCCAAGCCATCAACGAAACTATTATTGAAGCACTTCCTCGACTCATTGAAAAATATCAGATTCTTCATCAGACAGGATCCGCGCTCTACGACATAACTATTGGCAGCGCAGATACTATTCTTGAAGGAAATCCGCTCAAAGAACGCTACCACGCATTTCCATTTCTTAATGTTGTAGCTATGCGCATGTCTGCCGGCGCCGCTGATCTTATTATTTCCCGCTCTGGCTCGGGTTCTATTTTTGAGATTGCTGCATGGGGTAAACCATCAATTCTCATTCCTATTCCAACAGGCGTCAGTCATGACCAAGAAAAAAATGCCTTCGCATACGCACGTACCGGCGCAGGACTTGTTGTTGAACAAGCAAACCTGACACCAAACCTCTTGGTATCTGAAATTGACCGTCTGATGAGCGCACCTGACGAAATGGCTTCCATGGCACGCAAAGCATCGGAATTCGCACGCCCCGATGCCGCTGAAAAAATTGCCCGCGAAGTGCTTGATGTCGCTCTTGAACATGAAAAATAA
- the gltX gene encoding glutamate--tRNA ligase has protein sequence MKNNPSQNVVVRFAPSPTGFLHIGGVRGALFNFLFARKHGGTYVLRIEDTDKERNKEEWTKGLIDDLAWLGLHHDVFAKQSERTDLYRSALQKLIDSGHAYVSKETPTEPGQRDEVIRFKNPNTIVTFDDMIRGTVSVDTTDLGDFVIARSMDEPLYHLAVVVDDGDMNITHVIRGEEHLSNTPRQILIQEALGLSRPTYAHLPLVLATDKSKLSKRKHGEAVSLTHYRSRGYLPEALLNFVVFMGWNPGTDKEFFTMDEMIEAFDISKVQKGGAVFNVEKLNWINRHYIHLMTPEQQLARISEYAPKGTDGDMLAKLRPIIIDHIQTFGDVATMFESGELAYFFALPEYDSARLLWKTDPTETALKHLSWIAEKLKSIPESFTHDEIKEAVWPYAESEGKGSVLWPFRFALTGQEKSPDPFTVAGILGYEETYKRVSNALKRLS, from the coding sequence ATGAAAAATAATCCCTCACAAAATGTGGTTGTCAGATTTGCTCCGTCTCCAACGGGTTTTCTTCATATTGGTGGTGTACGCGGTGCACTTTTTAATTTTTTGTTTGCACGTAAACACGGTGGTACCTATGTACTGCGCATTGAAGATACTGACAAAGAACGTAATAAAGAGGAGTGGACAAAGGGTTTAATTGACGATCTTGCGTGGCTTGGTCTTCATCATGATGTGTTTGCAAAACAATCAGAGCGAACCGACCTCTATCGTAGCGCTCTTCAAAAACTTATTGATTCGGGACATGCATACGTCTCAAAAGAAACGCCAACAGAGCCTGGACAACGTGACGAGGTCATTCGTTTTAAAAATCCAAACACCATTGTTACGTTTGATGACATGATTCGTGGCACAGTGTCCGTTGATACAACCGACCTTGGTGACTTTGTTATTGCTCGAAGCATGGATGAACCTCTCTATCATCTTGCAGTCGTTGTTGATGATGGAGACATGAATATTACGCACGTTATTCGAGGCGAAGAACACCTTTCAAACACACCACGGCAAATCCTTATTCAAGAAGCCCTTGGGTTATCTCGTCCAACATATGCGCACCTTCCACTTGTACTCGCAACAGACAAATCAAAACTCTCAAAGCGCAAGCACGGCGAAGCGGTGTCTCTTACACACTATCGAAGTCGTGGGTATCTTCCCGAGGCACTTTTAAATTTTGTGGTATTCATGGGATGGAATCCTGGAACCGACAAGGAATTCTTTACTATGGATGAAATGATTGAGGCGTTTGATATTTCAAAAGTACAAAAAGGTGGAGCGGTATTTAATGTCGAAAAACTCAACTGGATTAACCGACACTACATTCATCTCATGACCCCAGAGCAACAACTCGCTCGTATTTCTGAATATGCACCCAAAGGGACAGATGGAGATATGCTTGCAAAACTGCGTCCAATCATTATTGACCACATACAAACATTTGGAGATGTTGCAACAATGTTTGAAAGCGGAGAGCTTGCATACTTTTTTGCTTTACCAGAATATGATAGTGCACGATTGTTGTGGAAAACTGACCCTACAGAAACGGCACTGAAGCACCTTTCGTGGATTGCAGAAAAACTAAAATCTATTCCTGAATCTTTTACACATGATGAAATAAAAGAGGCTGTGTGGCCGTATGCAGAAAGCGAGGGGAAGGGAAGCGTGCTCTGGCCATTTCGGTTTGCACTCACAGGACAAGAAAAATCACCGGATCCGTTTACGGTTGCTGGTATTTTGGGTTATGAAGAGACATATAAACGTGTGAGCAACGCACTCAAACGTCTCTCATGA
- a CDS encoding peptidoglycan DD-metalloendopeptidase family protein, with protein sequence MKNTSLNALGLGLFLLIGVSFFSSPLYAAVSLDELQNKINEKSAQIEQIEKDIAKYEKELQTVGGERKTLESAIAQLNLTRQKLLSDITLTQKKIEQTGYSIEKTVSAIQEQEQKIEQNNTVIGHAIQVMHESDNESFVEIVLSKNSLTDIWTEFDQLEQIQTNLRNQLQELRLLKADLSDKKDLEQKEHDSLSAYKSKLDGQKKVIEVNKQQKDQLLTTTKSKEGEYQKLLEEKRLAAQKFESELQDYEAQLQYAQDPSKLPQKGSAVLSWPVENPVITQGFGLTSFALSGAYGYKNGQPNPHRGIDFRASVGTPLLATAAGTVRDAVNMDAVPGCYSYGRWILIDHDNGLSTLYAHMSVMSVSAGEYVKTGQIIGYAGASGYATGPHLHFSVFDRDAVQVSPFSWSIGCKNTRIPFAPYEAYLNPLEYLPKM encoded by the coding sequence ATGAAAAATACCTCACTCAACGCACTGGGATTAGGTTTATTTCTTCTTATAGGAGTAAGTTTTTTTTCATCTCCACTGTATGCCGCCGTCTCTCTTGACGAACTCCAAAATAAAATTAATGAGAAGTCCGCACAAATTGAGCAGATTGAAAAAGATATTGCGAAATACGAAAAAGAACTTCAAACAGTAGGGGGCGAACGAAAAACACTTGAGAGTGCTATTGCACAACTTAATTTGACACGACAAAAATTACTAAGTGACATAACACTCACTCAAAAAAAGATTGAGCAAACTGGATACTCTATTGAAAAAACCGTGTCCGCAATACAAGAACAGGAACAAAAAATTGAACAAAATAATACTGTTATAGGACACGCTATTCAAGTCATGCATGAATCAGATAATGAATCTTTTGTTGAAATCGTATTGAGTAAAAATTCTTTGACTGATATATGGACCGAGTTTGACCAGTTAGAACAAATCCAGACCAATCTACGAAATCAATTGCAAGAACTGCGTTTGTTGAAGGCTGATTTATCTGATAAAAAAGATTTGGAGCAAAAAGAACATGATTCCCTGAGCGCCTACAAATCAAAATTAGATGGCCAAAAAAAGGTTATTGAAGTTAACAAACAACAAAAAGACCAATTACTCACCACAACAAAAAGCAAAGAGGGTGAGTATCAAAAACTTTTGGAAGAAAAACGTTTGGCCGCACAAAAATTTGAAAGTGAATTGCAAGACTATGAAGCACAACTGCAGTACGCACAAGATCCTTCAAAGCTTCCACAAAAGGGGAGTGCGGTGCTTTCGTGGCCTGTTGAAAACCCCGTCATCACCCAAGGCTTTGGCTTGACAAGTTTTGCTTTAAGTGGTGCTTATGGATACAAGAACGGTCAACCAAACCCACACCGAGGAATTGATTTTAGGGCTTCTGTTGGAACTCCGCTGCTTGCTACAGCTGCAGGAACGGTCCGCGACGCGGTTAATATGGATGCGGTGCCCGGATGTTATTCCTACGGAAGGTGGATTCTTATTGACCATGACAATGGGCTTTCAACACTATACGCACACATGTCAGTTATGAGCGTTTCTGCTGGTGAGTATGTCAAGACAGGTCAAATTATTGGATATGCAGGTGCCAGTGGATATGCAACTGGACCTCATTTACACTTTAGCGTCTTTGATCGTGATGCGGTGCAAGTTTCTCCATTTTCGTGGAGTATTGGATGTAAGAACACAAGGATTCCGTTCGCACCGTATGAAGCGTATCTTAATCCACTTGAGTACCTTCCCAAAATGTAA
- the rpmA gene encoding 50S ribosomal protein L27: MAHRKAGGTAKNLRDSNPKFLGVKIGDGQSARPGAIIVRQRGTRILPGKNVDMGKDHTLFALKEGVVKFRMKRAVRFNGASQRKKIVDVLVK; this comes from the coding sequence ATGGCACATAGAAAAGCCGGTGGAACAGCAAAAAACCTACGAGATTCAAACCCAAAATTCCTTGGTGTAAAGATTGGTGACGGACAAAGCGCCCGCCCAGGAGCTATTATTGTACGCCAGCGAGGTACACGTATTCTCCCAGGAAAGAATGTTGACATGGGAAAGGATCATACACTTTTTGCGCTAAAAGAAGGTGTGGTTAAATTCCGTATGAAACGAGCCGTACGATTTAATGGCGCGTCTCAACGAAAGAAGATTGTAGACGTCCTTGTTAAATAG
- the rplI gene encoding 50S ribosomal protein L9, which yields MEVILLKDVAKVGKKFDIVSVSEGYAINFLIPQGCARAATASSRKSIELQKAKLGAQHRAHDEALEKDITAIDGKKVVLKEKVNEKGHLFGSLHPDKVVEALYNQLGVSIPVECLMLEEPLKKAGDTEVVLQSGKTKATLIVSIEADKK from the coding sequence ATGGAAGTTATTTTACTCAAAGATGTCGCAAAAGTAGGAAAAAAGTTTGATATTGTGTCTGTTTCTGAAGGATACGCTATTAATTTTCTTATTCCTCAAGGGTGTGCTCGTGCGGCCACCGCGTCGTCACGCAAGTCCATTGAACTTCAAAAAGCAAAACTCGGAGCCCAACATCGTGCACACGATGAGGCCCTTGAGAAAGATATTACGGCGATTGATGGGAAAAAGGTTGTTTTGAAAGAAAAAGTAAATGAGAAAGGACACTTATTTGGTTCACTCCATCCGGACAAAGTTGTTGAGGCACTATACAACCAGCTCGGTGTGTCTATTCCTGTAGAGTGTTTGATGTTGGAAGAACCACTGAAGAAAGCTGGAGATACGGAGGTAGTACTTCAATCAGGAAAAACGAAAGCGACACTCATTGTATCTATTGAAGCTGACAAAAAATAA
- a CDS encoding S41 family peptidase, with protein MIRVHKIAIFLCALALLGVGFYVGRDSVLPSTRVTDVTNTQAPEALVADFDQFWSVWNLVNDKYFSASTTVAQEKVWGAIGGLVDSLGDPHSMFFPPEDAKMFEDMILGSFGGVGMEVGEKEGAITVIAPLKGSPAERAGIRAGDNIIEVDGASAMELSVDAVVRLIRGEIGTNVVLTLAREGVDEFLIVTVTRENISIPTLDTVLRSDGIFVISLYNFDAKSPEKVREALETFVASKSTKLILDMRGNPGGFLDASIDIASYFLPEGTVVVRERFDQGKGEDAYRSTGHSLLKNTFDMVVLVDGGSASASEILAGAFQEHGIAKLVGQKTFGKGSVQELIPIAGGGSLKLTVGEWTTPNGKSISQGGLTPDVLVTMTAEDAQADKDPQMDSAVQILNTK; from the coding sequence ATGATTCGTGTTCACAAGATTGCCATCTTTTTGTGTGCGCTGGCTCTTTTAGGAGTCGGTTTTTATGTCGGGCGTGATAGTGTTTTACCAAGCACACGGGTGACGGATGTTACAAACACACAAGCACCAGAAGCGTTGGTTGCTGATTTTGACCAATTTTGGTCCGTATGGAATCTCGTCAATGATAAATATTTTTCCGCTTCAACAACAGTCGCACAAGAAAAAGTATGGGGAGCAATTGGTGGTCTCGTTGACTCCCTCGGTGACCCACACAGTATGTTTTTTCCACCAGAGGATGCAAAAATGTTTGAGGATATGATTCTTGGAAGTTTTGGAGGTGTTGGAATGGAGGTGGGGGAGAAGGAGGGTGCCATTACTGTTATTGCACCGCTAAAAGGGTCACCCGCTGAGCGTGCTGGTATTCGTGCAGGAGACAATATTATTGAGGTAGACGGGGCTTCTGCAATGGAGTTATCGGTAGATGCTGTGGTTAGACTCATTCGCGGGGAGATTGGCACGAATGTTGTGTTAACACTCGCCCGTGAAGGAGTTGACGAGTTTTTAATTGTTACCGTTACACGCGAAAATATTTCTATACCAACACTTGATACAGTACTTCGTTCTGATGGTATTTTTGTTATTTCTTTGTATAACTTTGATGCTAAGTCGCCCGAAAAAGTTCGTGAAGCACTTGAAACATTTGTTGCATCAAAAAGTACCAAACTTATTCTTGATATGCGTGGCAACCCTGGAGGATTTCTTGACGCATCAATAGATATTGCAAGTTACTTTTTACCGGAGGGTACTGTCGTTGTTAGAGAACGATTTGATCAAGGAAAGGGAGAGGACGCATATAGAAGTACAGGTCACAGTCTCTTGAAAAATACATTTGATATGGTCGTGCTTGTTGATGGCGGTTCAGCATCAGCGTCTGAAATTCTTGCGGGTGCATTCCAAGAACACGGTATCGCAAAGCTTGTGGGACAGAAAACATTTGGAAAAGGGTCTGTTCAGGAGCTTATTCCAATTGCCGGGGGCGGGTCACTGAAGCTGACCGTCGGAGAATGGACAACACCAAATGGTAAATCTATTTCTCAGGGCGGACTTACACCAGATGTTCTTGTTACTATGACTGCTGAAGATGCTCAGGCAGACAAAGACCCGCAAATGGATTCAGCGGTGCAGATTTTGAATACAAAATAA
- a CDS encoding CorA family divalent cation transporter produces the protein MALTTHTHKNLTWIDVVSPTTDDVDSLIFKYGIPSPVATELLVNTRRSRSDVYDSCVYIVLHFPKTERAGNAKMLNEIDFIIMPDVLITTRYADDTALETFATYFTNDTQHVSLSEVHDVGSLMHAMTEKLYQSFELDLERIGKALESVEGKIFSGQEKKVVHSLSLLGRELADFKKALGYHGEALEEVAVSSSGQTLLGEAFNRHIRSIIGDYRRIRHQMEGEESFFEELRQTNNSLLTIKQNEVIKTLTVMAFITFPLALVAAVFGMNTSGAPFLGSTYDFWIIIGIMLVIAVLMYVFFKHKRWV, from the coding sequence ATGGCCCTCACCACACATACACACAAAAATCTTACATGGATAGATGTCGTATCTCCCACAACAGATGACGTAGACTCCCTTATTTTTAAATACGGTATTCCCTCCCCCGTGGCAACTGAGCTCCTCGTTAACACGCGACGATCCCGCAGTGATGTGTATGACTCGTGTGTGTATATTGTGCTCCACTTTCCAAAAACAGAACGCGCTGGAAACGCAAAAATGCTCAATGAAATTGATTTTATTATCATGCCCGATGTGCTTATCACCACACGGTACGCGGATGATACTGCACTAGAAACCTTTGCAACATACTTCACAAACGATACTCAACACGTTTCTCTCTCTGAAGTACATGATGTAGGTTCTCTCATGCACGCTATGACAGAAAAACTCTACCAATCATTCGAACTTGACTTAGAACGTATTGGAAAAGCTCTTGAAAGTGTTGAGGGAAAAATATTTTCGGGACAAGAAAAAAAAGTGGTGCACTCACTCTCACTTCTCGGTCGTGAGCTTGCCGATTTTAAAAAAGCGCTTGGCTATCATGGAGAAGCACTTGAGGAAGTTGCGGTGTCTTCATCTGGACAAACACTTCTTGGTGAAGCGTTCAATCGCCATATACGCAGCATTATCGGTGACTATCGACGCATTCGTCACCAAATGGAAGGAGAGGAATCTTTCTTTGAAGAGTTGCGTCAGACCAATAATTCCCTTCTCACTATCAAACAAAATGAGGTCATAAAGACACTCACGGTTATGGCGTTTATTACATTTCCACTCGCTCTGGTTGCCGCTGTTTTTGGTATGAACACTTCCGGCGCACCATTTCTTGGCAGTACATATGATTTTTGGATTATTATCGGCATCATGCTTGTCATCGCTGTGCTGATGTATGTTTTCTTTAAACACAAACGATGGGTTTAA